Proteins encoded within one genomic window of Candidatus Zixiibacteriota bacterium:
- the rny gene encoding ribonuclease Y yields the protein MLTNVILVAAVAVVVALVAFFVTRSMVQKSNRAEIEDAREKARAVIAEAENQARIKTKEAALEAREEWLKLKNDFDREAETKRHNLEALQKDLEEKSSSLVKKLDMLQVREKEISGREKSLNQREKGIAFREAELDEIIESQNEKLQKIAQMTPEEAKKQLMDNMISQAKVEAAAHIKEIKEKAEADADKEAKEIILSAIYRCAADHTVETTVSVVNLPNDEMKGRIIGREGRNIRSFETATGIDVIVDDTPEAVILSGYDPVRREIARMALEKLITDGRIHPTRIEEVVEKAEKEMEVIVREAGEQACFELGVHGLHPEVIKNLGKLNFRTSYGQNVLAHSKEVAMLCGLMAAELELDDMLAKRSGLLHDIGKAIDRETEGTHTQIGADFMRRYKENDYVINAIESHHGDVPMIGPYPVLVQAADAISGARPGARREPLEAYIKRLQQLEELADSFKGVSKAYAIQAGREIRVIVEYETVDDLASQILASDIAAKIEREMQYPGQIKVTVIRETRSTEYAK from the coding sequence ATGTTAACCAATGTAATTCTGGTTGCTGCCGTGGCCGTTGTGGTGGCGCTGGTCGCTTTCTTCGTTACTCGCTCCATGGTCCAGAAATCCAATCGAGCCGAAATCGAAGATGCGCGCGAGAAAGCCCGTGCCGTCATTGCCGAGGCGGAAAACCAGGCCCGGATAAAAACAAAAGAAGCCGCTCTGGAAGCCCGTGAAGAGTGGCTGAAGCTGAAAAACGATTTTGATCGGGAAGCGGAGACCAAACGACATAATCTCGAAGCGCTGCAGAAAGATCTGGAAGAGAAAAGCTCTTCGTTAGTTAAGAAGCTGGATATGCTTCAGGTGCGTGAGAAAGAAATTTCGGGACGTGAAAAATCTCTCAATCAGCGTGAAAAAGGGATAGCCTTCCGCGAGGCGGAGTTGGATGAGATAATCGAGAGTCAAAACGAGAAACTTCAGAAGATAGCTCAGATGACTCCCGAAGAAGCCAAAAAGCAACTCATGGATAATATGATCTCGCAGGCTAAGGTCGAAGCGGCTGCACATATAAAAGAAATCAAGGAAAAGGCTGAGGCTGACGCCGACAAAGAAGCCAAGGAAATCATTCTGTCGGCTATTTATCGTTGCGCTGCCGATCATACCGTGGAGACTACGGTATCGGTAGTGAATCTCCCCAATGATGAAATGAAGGGGCGTATTATCGGCCGTGAGGGACGCAATATCCGCTCTTTCGAAACCGCTACCGGGATCGATGTGATCGTCGACGATACTCCCGAAGCGGTGATTCTGTCCGGTTACGATCCGGTTCGCCGTGAAATTGCACGTATGGCTCTGGAAAAGCTCATTACCGATGGTCGTATCCATCCGACACGCATCGAAGAGGTGGTAGAAAAAGCCGAGAAAGAGATGGAGGTAATCGTTCGTGAGGCAGGCGAGCAGGCCTGTTTCGAATTGGGCGTGCACGGACTCCATCCTGAAGTGATAAAGAATCTGGGTAAGCTGAATTTCCGTACATCTTACGGGCAGAATGTCCTGGCGCACTCCAAGGAAGTCGCCATGCTCTGTGGTTTGATGGCGGCCGAATTGGAACTGGACGATATGCTGGCCAAGCGATCGGGTCTGTTGCACGATATCGGCAAGGCTATCGACCGGGAAACCGAGGGGACACATACTCAGATCGGCGCTGATTTCATGCGCCGTTATAAAGAGAACGATTACGTGATTAACGCCATCGAATCACACCACGGCGATGTACCGATGATCGGTCCTTACCCGGTGCTGGTTCAGGCGGCCGATGCCATCTCCGGGGCTCGTCCCGGAGCGCGGCGCGAACCGCTGGAAGCTTACATCAAACGTTTGCAACAGCTCGAAGAGCTGGCTGATAGTTTCAAGGGAGTGTCGAAGGCGTATGCGATTCAGGCCGGTCGTGAGATCCGGGTGATTGTCGAGTACGAGACGGTCGATGATCTCGCCAGCCAGATTCTCGCCAGCGATATTGCCGCCAAGATCGAGCGGGAAATGCAGTATCCGGGACAGATTAAAGTCACCGTGATTCGCGAAACACGTTCGACCGAATACGCCAAGTAA
- a CDS encoding cell division protein ZapA codes for MSDPCDENKVVVHIFGEEYPITGALDPAYMSRVADYVDKRMKELASQSRVKSRDRVAILAAMSIASELLELQDRQVEFGTEIDGSADDILSRLNKALASE; via the coding sequence ATGTCTGATCCTTGTGACGAGAATAAAGTAGTGGTTCATATATTTGGTGAAGAATACCCTATTACGGGTGCTTTGGATCCAGCATACATGTCAAGGGTCGCCGACTACGTTGATAAGAGGATGAAAGAATTAGCCTCTCAATCACGGGTGAAGAGCCGTGACCGAGTGGCTATTCTGGCCGCAATGTCAATTGCCTCCGAACTCCTGGAACTTCAGGATCGTCAAGTCGAGTTCGGGACAGAGATTGACGGCAGTGCCGACGACATATTGTCACGTCTCAATAAGGCGCTGGCCTCTGAATGA
- the pheT gene encoding phenylalanine--tRNA ligase subunit beta — protein MKISYKWLMELTGLDWSVDEVADRLTLCGTACEYVEPTAVYMDKVVVAEVLDLKPIEGADKIRLATVNNGSGTMDVVCGAPNVAKGQKVPLAMLGARLAGDIVIKKAKIRGVESCGMICSERELGLSDDHRGIMVLGEDAIPGTPLVDYLDFDDFQLTFELTPNRPDSMSAIGIARDLAVLAKTTLIKPEINLEESDEKASDYISVEIDDIERCPRYAARVIRGVKVAESPWWIKKKLIIAGMRPINNIVDISNLVMLECGHPLHAFDLDRFGSDKVVVRRAAEGEKFTTLDGEEHLLIDDVLLITNGEDGVAAAGVMGGLNSEVEDDTVNLLLEAAYFDPSMIRRSRRHLGLVTESSQRFEKGADPNGGIDWAVDRAASLFQQLAGGQVLEGVVDCYPEKIERKKINFRPRRCNDILGTTIDPDRMHEIFRLLEFEVEGSDPLEVTVPTFRPDIEKEIDLIEEIVRIDGFDAVPDSHTSIGPLFTPILPIDRFRREIRQIMTASGFDEMLTHGLVHSVLVSKISPDTDPVKITNPSSEDLDVMRTMLLQSGLEVVRHNVSHRNMDLRLFEIGKVYFPGTPDEDDWIEEERLSLLLSGRTEATWRDKPRDLDFYDMAGAVQALSEHFGWSDLRYEPADFGWLDSSLSYKLMLGKAEVGWIGLIDRKAAKAGGVKETVLAAEMKLLPLLEACKGLSEYKPLPIYPAAPRDLAIVVKRTINAGDIVNSVREAAGELAESVEIFDLYQGEQIDKDKKSIALSVTYRSADRSLSHDEVDATQKIVVERLKRDFNAEVRDK, from the coding sequence ATGAAGATTTCCTATAAATGGCTCATGGAGCTGACCGGGCTGGACTGGTCGGTCGACGAGGTCGCGGATCGCCTGACGCTGTGCGGCACGGCCTGTGAATATGTAGAACCGACCGCAGTTTACATGGATAAGGTGGTGGTGGCCGAAGTCCTCGATCTTAAACCGATCGAGGGAGCAGACAAAATCCGACTGGCGACGGTAAACAACGGCTCCGGGACTATGGATGTTGTCTGTGGTGCTCCGAATGTAGCCAAAGGGCAAAAAGTCCCGCTGGCAATGCTGGGAGCCAGGCTGGCCGGAGATATCGTCATTAAAAAGGCAAAAATACGCGGGGTAGAATCCTGCGGCATGATTTGCTCCGAACGCGAGCTGGGACTTAGTGATGACCACCGCGGTATTATGGTGCTGGGAGAAGACGCAATCCCGGGGACGCCGCTTGTCGACTACCTAGACTTCGATGATTTTCAGCTTACCTTTGAGCTAACCCCGAATCGTCCTGACTCCATGTCGGCGATTGGAATTGCCCGTGATCTGGCGGTGCTGGCCAAGACAACTCTAATCAAACCGGAAATCAATCTGGAAGAGTCGGACGAGAAGGCTTCGGACTACATTTCCGTTGAGATTGATGACATAGAGCGTTGTCCGCGTTATGCCGCTCGTGTTATCAGGGGCGTCAAAGTGGCCGAGTCTCCCTGGTGGATCAAGAAGAAATTGATAATCGCCGGTATGCGGCCGATTAACAATATCGTCGATATCTCAAACCTGGTGATGCTCGAGTGCGGTCACCCGCTGCATGCTTTCGATCTGGATCGATTCGGAAGTGATAAGGTTGTGGTGCGCCGTGCCGCCGAGGGAGAGAAATTCACTACACTCGACGGTGAAGAACATCTGCTTATTGATGATGTGCTGCTTATTACCAACGGTGAAGATGGCGTCGCAGCCGCCGGTGTAATGGGGGGACTCAATTCCGAAGTCGAGGACGACACTGTCAATTTGCTGCTGGAAGCCGCCTATTTCGACCCATCGATGATCCGTCGCAGCCGCAGACACCTGGGATTGGTAACGGAATCTTCACAACGGTTTGAAAAAGGAGCCGATCCGAACGGTGGTATTGACTGGGCTGTCGACCGCGCAGCGTCGCTGTTCCAGCAGCTTGCCGGTGGGCAGGTGCTTGAGGGGGTTGTCGATTGCTACCCGGAAAAAATCGAGCGCAAGAAAATTAACTTCCGGCCCCGGCGATGCAATGACATCCTCGGAACCACCATTGATCCCGACCGGATGCATGAGATCTTCAGATTGCTCGAGTTCGAGGTTGAAGGAAGCGATCCCCTGGAAGTGACGGTTCCCACGTTTCGTCCCGATATCGAAAAAGAAATCGACCTGATCGAAGAAATTGTCCGAATAGATGGATTCGATGCTGTCCCCGACTCGCATACAAGCATCGGACCGTTGTTTACTCCGATCCTTCCGATTGATCGATTCCGTCGCGAGATTCGTCAGATAATGACTGCCTCCGGATTCGATGAAATGCTGACTCATGGACTGGTGCACTCTGTATTGGTAAGTAAAATCTCTCCGGATACGGACCCGGTAAAAATAACCAACCCGAGTTCGGAGGATCTGGATGTAATGCGGACCATGTTGCTCCAATCCGGGCTGGAAGTGGTACGGCATAACGTGTCGCACCGAAATATGGATCTTCGATTGTTTGAAATAGGCAAAGTCTATTTCCCCGGTACACCGGATGAAGATGACTGGATTGAAGAAGAGCGATTGAGCCTGTTGCTGTCCGGACGTACTGAAGCCACCTGGAGAGATAAACCGCGTGATCTTGATTTCTATGATATGGCCGGTGCGGTGCAAGCGTTGTCGGAACACTTCGGCTGGAGCGATTTGAGGTACGAGCCGGCTGATTTCGGTTGGCTGGATTCGTCACTATCGTACAAGCTCATGTTGGGAAAGGCTGAGGTTGGCTGGATTGGATTGATTGATCGTAAAGCAGCAAAAGCCGGTGGTGTAAAAGAGACCGTGCTGGCTGCGGAAATGAAGCTACTACCGCTTCTCGAAGCTTGTAAAGGTCTGAGTGAATATAAGCCTTTGCCGATTTATCCCGCCGCCCCCCGCGATCTGGCTATCGTGGTGAAACGAACGATCAATGCGGGGGATATTGTCAATTCCGTCCGTGAAGCTGCCGGCGAATTGGCCGAATCGGTTGAGATATTTGACCTTTATCAAGGTGAACAAATCGATAAGGATAAAAAATCAATCGCTTTAAGCGTTACGTATCGTTCAGCCGATCGCAGTTTATCTCACGATGAAGTTGATGCAACGCAAAAGATTGTAGTGGAACGTTTAAAGCGTGACTTTAATGCCGAGGTGAGGGATAAATGA
- the pheS gene encoding phenylalanine--tRNA ligase subunit alpha, with protein MSLLDDVQKLKSEALERIGLADSLEVLNDLKVEYLGRKGRLTAILKGLKDLTGDERKEVGAEANQLRSELEGLIKESWSNLEKASSTNEFDPTLPGTIPRRGAMHLLNQTLADICEVFHGMGFEIAYGPDVETDYYNFEALNFKPDHPARDMQDTLFVEGGRVLRTHTTPVQARMLEKRKPPIKMITPGMVFRNEAISTRSHVAFHQVDGFLVDEGVTLSDMKGALVAFCRAYFGPGLKLKFRPSYFPFTEPSAEVDIQCFLCRGKGCRVCKQSGWLEILGCGMIHPNVLENAGIDSEKYSGYAFGTGVARPAMLKYRINDIRLFFNNDIRFLRQFL; from the coding sequence ATGTCACTACTTGATGACGTTCAAAAATTGAAGTCAGAAGCTCTCGAGCGAATCGGCCTTGCTGATTCGCTCGAAGTGCTTAATGACCTTAAGGTAGAGTATCTTGGTCGAAAGGGTCGCCTGACGGCGATTCTTAAAGGACTTAAGGACTTGACCGGGGATGAACGCAAGGAGGTCGGTGCGGAAGCCAACCAGTTGCGGTCGGAACTGGAAGGATTGATTAAAGAGTCCTGGAGTAACCTCGAAAAAGCATCCTCAACGAATGAATTCGATCCGACTTTGCCCGGAACGATTCCCCGTCGCGGAGCGATGCACCTTCTGAATCAGACCCTTGCGGATATCTGCGAGGTGTTCCATGGAATGGGATTCGAAATTGCCTACGGTCCCGATGTCGAGACTGATTATTACAATTTCGAGGCGTTGAATTTCAAACCGGATCATCCGGCTCGCGACATGCAGGATACCCTGTTTGTCGAAGGCGGCCGGGTACTGCGCACACATACGACGCCGGTTCAGGCCCGTATGCTGGAGAAGCGCAAGCCGCCGATCAAGATGATTACCCCCGGGATGGTATTCCGCAATGAAGCCATTTCGACTCGTTCTCATGTTGCATTTCATCAAGTCGATGGTTTTCTCGTAGATGAAGGCGTTACGCTGTCGGATATGAAGGGTGCCCTGGTGGCTTTTTGCCGAGCCTATTTCGGTCCCGGTCTGAAGCTGAAATTTCGTCCGTCATATTTCCCGTTCACGGAACCGAGTGCCGAGGTAGACATTCAATGTTTCCTCTGCCGCGGCAAGGGTTGTCGTGTTTGTAAGCAATCCGGCTGGCTGGAGATTCTCGGTTGCGGGATGATTCATCCGAATGTACTCGAAAATGCCGGTATCGACTCAGAGAAATACTCCGGATACGCTTTCGGAACCGGTGTGGCGCGTCCGGCGATGCTTAAGTATCGGATCAACGATATCCGATTGTTCTTCAACAATGATATTCGATTCCTCAGGCAGTTTCTGTAA
- the rplT gene encoding 50S ribosomal protein L20 — protein sequence MPRAMNSVAAHRRHKKVLKKARGNFNARSKLYRTALETVRKGLKYAYRDRRAKKRVFRALWIARINAAARMYGTNYSSFMNGLKKAGVDLDRKALADIAARDLTTFENLVKIAAEN from the coding sequence ATGCCACGTGCAATGAACAGTGTTGCCGCACATCGTCGCCATAAAAAGGTGTTGAAAAAGGCGCGCGGTAACTTCAACGCTCGGAGTAAACTCTATCGGACCGCGCTGGAAACGGTTCGCAAGGGCCTCAAATATGCCTATCGCGACCGCCGTGCCAAGAAGAGGGTCTTCCGCGCTCTCTGGATAGCTCGCATCAATGCTGCGGCCAGAATGTACGGGACCAACTATTCCAGTTTCATGAACGGTCTCAAGAAGGCTGGTGTTGACCTGGACCGCAAGGCGCTGGCGGATATCGCCGCCCGTGATCTGACTACGTTTGAGAACCTGGTCAAGATCGCGGCCGAGAACTGA
- the rpmI gene encoding 50S ribosomal protein L35 — protein sequence MPKIKTHKGAAKRFKRTASGKLKRSKAYRSHLMRKKGPKRVRKLRKSGLISSADMSRITSLLPNG from the coding sequence ATGCCGAAGATTAAAACTCACAAAGGGGCAGCCAAACGCTTCAAGCGCACTGCTTCGGGCAAGCTCAAGAGAAGCAAAGCCTATCGAAGCCATCTGATGCGTAAGAAGGGCCCCAAGCGTGTACGTAAACTGCGCAAGTCCGGCTTGATTTCCAGCGCCGACATGTCGCGTATCACTTCACTGTTACCCAACGGGTAA
- the infC gene encoding translation initiation factor IF-3, whose translation MSTKEPRVNHRIRVSPVRLIGPEGEQLGIVPIKEAMDRAVEYGLDLVEVSPNSRPPVCRILDYGKYKYEQSKKEKAAKKRQHSFQMKEMRYRPKIDEHDYQFKLNHVREFLMSGAKVRTYVMFRGREMAYTERGRELLDRVAEDMAEIAIIDVPPKQEGRHMAMILSPKPEVVKQLKDKSGDKQGQKEKKKAEDTDSSESEEVVSTVDDDQ comes from the coding sequence ATAAGTACTAAGGAACCGCGGGTCAATCACCGTATCCGTGTTTCACCCGTCAGGCTTATCGGGCCCGAGGGAGAACAGCTAGGGATTGTCCCTATAAAGGAAGCCATGGATCGAGCGGTTGAATACGGTCTGGACCTCGTTGAGGTTTCACCGAACAGCCGTCCGCCCGTCTGTCGAATTCTCGACTACGGGAAGTACAAGTACGAGCAGTCGAAAAAAGAGAAGGCCGCGAAGAAACGGCAGCATAGCTTTCAGATGAAAGAGATGCGCTACCGGCCTAAAATTGACGAACATGACTATCAGTTCAAATTGAACCATGTTCGTGAGTTTCTCATGTCGGGCGCCAAGGTCCGGACGTATGTCATGTTTCGCGGGCGCGAAATGGCTTACACGGAAAGAGGCCGAGAACTGCTGGATCGAGTCGCCGAGGATATGGCCGAAATAGCCATCATCGATGTCCCCCCCAAACAGGAAGGGCGTCATATGGCGATGATTCTGAGTCCGAAACCGGAAGTTGTCAAGCAACTGAAGGATAAGTCGGGCGACAAGCAGGGGCAAAAAGAGAAGAAAAAAGCCGAAGATACAGATTCCTCCGAATCGGAGGAAGTTGTGTCGACGGTTGACGATGACCAATAG
- the thrS gene encoding threonine--tRNA ligase → MAQVTITFPDGSRRQFDAGVTGQEVAASISSGLAKAALAVKINGQVTDTTTPITADAGLEILTFDQPEGRQVMWHSSSHIMAQAVVELFPNAKLAIGPSIDEGWYYDFDVDRPFSPEDLEAIEKRMAEIIAEDAPFCRVEKNRKEAIKEYAAAGADYKVELLEDIPDDTVSFYTQSRFKDLCRGPHIPRTGLIKAFKLISSSAAYWRGDENRPMLQRIYGVSFPKQKMLDEYLHRLEEAKKRDHRLLGKQLELFTINEDVGAGLVLWMPRGARVRNEIENFWREEHFKAGYDLVFSPHVANLKLWEQSGHTGFYSDDMFSPMEVEGRLFQLKPMNCPFHISMYKTRLWSYRDLPLRWAELGTVYRFERGDVLHGLMRVRGFTQDDAHHFVTQEGMEDELVWLLNFCVHILSSFGFTDYEIFLSTRPEKAIGDPKDWDRAQEGLKAALKKAGLEFSVDEGGGAFYGPKIDIKIKDALNRSWQCSTIQFDFSLPERFDLHYIGADGQQQRPFMIHRALLGSIERFFGCLVEHHAGNFPLWLAPVQVKVLPITDELNDYGETVVDRLKQAGLRAELDERSEKVGAKIRDAEMIKVPYMFVVGKREAAEDKVSVRQHGVGDQGTLTVAEAIEKLQAEVASKGLEKKH, encoded by the coding sequence ATGGCGCAGGTAACGATTACTTTCCCGGACGGGTCCCGGCGGCAATTTGACGCTGGTGTGACCGGGCAGGAAGTCGCCGCCTCAATTTCTTCGGGATTGGCTAAGGCGGCGCTGGCAGTGAAAATCAACGGCCAGGTGACCGACACGACTACGCCGATTACCGCAGACGCCGGCCTTGAGATATTGACTTTCGACCAGCCCGAAGGGCGCCAGGTCATGTGGCATTCAAGCTCACATATCATGGCTCAGGCAGTGGTGGAGCTGTTCCCGAACGCCAAGCTGGCAATTGGCCCGTCTATCGATGAAGGCTGGTATTACGATTTCGATGTTGACCGCCCGTTTTCACCTGAGGATCTCGAGGCGATTGAAAAACGTATGGCCGAGATCATCGCCGAGGATGCTCCCTTCTGCCGTGTAGAAAAAAACCGAAAAGAAGCTATCAAAGAGTATGCTGCGGCCGGGGCTGACTATAAGGTCGAGTTACTCGAGGATATTCCCGACGATACGGTCAGTTTCTACACGCAATCAAGATTCAAAGACCTTTGTCGCGGTCCTCATATCCCGCGCACCGGTCTAATAAAGGCCTTTAAGCTGATCTCCAGTTCCGCGGCTTACTGGCGCGGAGACGAGAACCGCCCGATGCTTCAGCGGATTTACGGGGTTTCGTTTCCCAAGCAGAAAATGCTTGACGAGTACCTGCATCGGCTCGAAGAAGCCAAAAAACGCGACCATCGCTTGTTGGGTAAACAGCTTGAGTTGTTTACCATCAACGAAGATGTCGGCGCCGGCCTGGTTCTGTGGATGCCTAGAGGCGCGCGAGTTCGGAATGAAATCGAAAACTTCTGGCGCGAAGAGCATTTTAAGGCCGGATACGATCTCGTTTTCTCGCCTCACGTGGCTAATTTGAAGCTCTGGGAGCAGTCCGGTCATACCGGTTTTTATTCGGATGATATGTTCAGCCCGATGGAGGTGGAGGGACGGCTGTTCCAGCTCAAGCCGATGAACTGCCCGTTCCATATTTCGATGTATAAGACTCGTTTGTGGTCTTATCGCGACCTGCCGTTACGTTGGGCGGAGCTCGGAACGGTGTATCGTTTCGAGCGGGGAGATGTGCTGCACGGCCTGATGCGCGTACGCGGTTTCACTCAGGATGATGCTCACCATTTCGTCACCCAGGAGGGAATGGAAGACGAGCTGGTCTGGCTGCTGAATTTCTGTGTGCACATTCTAAGTTCGTTCGGTTTCACGGATTATGAGATATTCCTGTCGACTCGTCCGGAGAAGGCGATCGGCGATCCCAAAGATTGGGACAGGGCCCAGGAGGGGCTCAAAGCAGCCTTGAAGAAGGCTGGTCTGGAGTTCAGTGTCGATGAAGGCGGCGGTGCTTTTTACGGCCCCAAGATCGACATCAAGATCAAGGACGCCCTCAATCGGTCATGGCAATGTTCGACCATCCAGTTTGATTTTTCCTTGCCGGAAAGGTTTGACCTGCATTATATTGGCGCGGACGGCCAACAGCAGCGCCCCTTCATGATTCATCGGGCGTTACTGGGTTCGATTGAAAGGTTCTTCGGTTGCCTGGTGGAGCACCATGCCGGGAATTTCCCGCTCTGGCTGGCTCCGGTTCAGGTCAAGGTGTTACCGATTACCGATGAGCTTAACGATTATGGTGAGACGGTTGTGGATCGTCTCAAACAGGCCGGTTTGCGCGCCGAACTGGACGAGAGGTCCGAGAAGGTGGGCGCAAAAATACGTGATGCCGAGATGATCAAAGTACCGTATATGTTTGTCGTAGGTAAACGTGAAGCGGCCGAGGACAAGGTCTCGGTACGTCAACACGGTGTCGGTGATCAGGGTACTTTGACCGTGGCTGAAGCGATTGAAAAATTACAGGCGGAAGTCGCCTCGAAAGGATTGGAGAAGAAACATTAG
- a CDS encoding HDOD domain-containing protein: MTVDGATVDNKVKSVVQNIRNLPTPPIVFHQIQKVINDPNSSAVQVAAVLAEDPAMSVKVLKLTNSAFYGLAREIESVKQAVQIVGMEAVKNLVLSASVLDMFKSDNIDQEYQESFWRHSLATAFCCRLLARRVKSRGIVDPDSAFSAGLLHDVGKLVISCFLPDEFLAIQTARENNPDTADVQLEELVLGYSHAQVGGVLAAQWKLPHKLREAITCHHVPQLSEDDSPIAYIVHLANYVAKWTFYDHVQQANQIGNVADGVLEYMNLQADDLVAFSEMLKEEYSKAETFMQMVGIG; encoded by the coding sequence ATGACAGTTGATGGGGCCACAGTTGACAACAAAGTGAAGTCGGTGGTGCAGAATATCCGGAATCTGCCCACACCGCCGATTGTGTTTCACCAGATACAGAAGGTCATAAACGATCCAAATTCTTCAGCAGTCCAGGTTGCCGCGGTTTTAGCCGAGGATCCGGCTATGTCGGTGAAGGTGCTCAAGCTCACCAACTCGGCGTTCTACGGCCTGGCTCGTGAAATTGAATCGGTGAAACAGGCGGTACAGATTGTCGGGATGGAAGCGGTCAAGAACCTGGTGTTGTCGGCATCGGTGTTGGATATGTTCAAGAGCGACAATATCGATCAGGAGTACCAGGAATCGTTCTGGCGCCATTCGCTGGCAACAGCCTTTTGCTGTCGGCTGTTGGCGCGGCGAGTGAAATCTCGCGGAATCGTCGACCCGGATTCAGCCTTTTCGGCCGGTTTGCTTCATGATGTAGGCAAATTGGTAATTTCATGTTTCCTCCCGGATGAATTCCTGGCTATTCAGACGGCTCGTGAAAACAATCCCGATACGGCCGATGTTCAACTGGAAGAACTGGTGTTGGGATACTCGCATGCTCAGGTCGGCGGAGTGTTGGCTGCTCAATGGAAACTTCCGCATAAGCTGAGAGAAGCGATAACCTGCCACCATGTTCCGCAATTATCGGAAGATGACTCACCGATCGCTTATATCGTGCATCTGGCCAACTACGTAGCCAAATGGACTTTTTATGATCACGTCCAGCAGGCGAATCAGATTGGTAATGTGGCCGACGGCGTGCTCGAGTATATGAATCTCCAGGCGGATGATCTCGTGGCTTTTTCGGAAATGCTAAAAGAAGAATATTCCAAAGCCGAGACGTTCATGCAAATGGTTGGTATAGGTTAA
- the fliS gene encoding flagellar export chaperone FliS, with translation MMNKSLKTYQTMDTIGKSQIELVLQVYNGAIKTYGQAADLIREEKYNDLRDTLEKAKRFIVHLYTTLDVEKGGEIAANLGKLYSYVICQTMVLEATKDLAIIDDILTVLKNLREGWQGLSEQGKAAKAEQIKAVPESEMALTGSFTTSA, from the coding sequence ATGATGAACAAATCGCTGAAAACCTATCAGACCATGGACACCATTGGTAAATCGCAGATAGAATTGGTTCTGCAGGTTTATAACGGCGCAATTAAAACCTATGGACAAGCGGCTGACCTGATCCGCGAGGAGAAATACAACGATCTTCGGGATACGCTGGAAAAGGCCAAGCGTTTCATAGTCCATTTGTACACGACTCTGGACGTTGAGAAGGGTGGAGAGATTGCCGCCAATCTCGGAAAACTCTACTCGTATGTGATTTGTCAAACAATGGTTCTGGAAGCGACCAAAGATTTGGCGATAATTGACGATATTTTAACTGTACTGAAAAACCTGCGAGAAGGCTGGCAAGGTCTCAGCGAGCAGGGTAAGGCCGCGAAGGCTGAACAGATCAAGGCCGTTCCCGAATCGGAGATGGCTCTGACAGGCAGTTTTACAACTTCGGCATAA